One part of the Corynebacterium aurimucosum ATCC 700975 genome encodes these proteins:
- a CDS encoding queuosine precursor transporter, which yields MTTQSATATTTNGGESIRFIPVHSTLYPWLVAVFVVTFLISNINATKGVQLGPLITDGAFFLFPIAYIVGDVLSECYGFKSTRRAVYIGFAMALLAAVSFYIAIWLPAADFYEGQEAFAATLGLVPQILLASLVGYVVGQLLNSFTLVKMKARSGEKGLIARLVASTVVGEFGDTLLFCAIAAPVIGIDSFSGFLNYVIVGFLWKTACEVIMLPLTTLVISWVKRREDYVPIDEADAPTAAPSK from the coding sequence ATGACAACTCAATCGGCAACCGCAACCACCACAAACGGTGGCGAGAGCATCCGATTCATCCCGGTACATTCCACTTTGTACCCGTGGCTGGTCGCGGTGTTCGTCGTTACCTTCCTCATTTCGAACATCAACGCCACGAAGGGTGTCCAGCTCGGCCCGCTCATCACCGATGGCGCCTTCTTCCTCTTCCCCATCGCCTACATCGTGGGCGATGTTCTCTCTGAGTGCTATGGCTTCAAGTCCACCCGCCGCGCCGTTTATATCGGTTTCGCCATGGCGCTTCTGGCCGCAGTTTCCTTTTATATTGCAATTTGGCTGCCCGCGGCTGATTTCTACGAAGGTCAGGAAGCCTTCGCCGCCACGCTGGGCCTCGTCCCGCAAATCCTGCTGGCTTCCCTCGTGGGCTACGTCGTGGGCCAGCTGCTCAACTCCTTCACCTTGGTCAAGATGAAGGCCCGCTCAGGCGAGAAGGGTCTCATCGCCCGCCTTGTCGCTTCCACCGTCGTCGGCGAATTCGGCGATACCCTGCTGTTCTGCGCCATCGCCGCACCCGTCATCGGTATCGATTCCTTCAGCGGCTTCCTGAACTACGTCATCGTGGGATTCCTGTGGAAGACCGCCTGCGAGGTGATCATGCTTCCACTGACCACCCTGGTTATCTCCTGGGTCAAGCGCCGCGAGGACTACGTGCCAATCGACGAGGCCGACGCCCCTACAGCAGCGCCGTCTAAGTAG
- a CDS encoding vWA domain-containing protein, translating to MKKFTRVLALSAAMAITGFGGSLGAVAQDAPPPPEERPEGIGSESALSEVSQKNLSDFGSCIASEKSADLLFVLDQSASLVGYEGSQPTDADAFRVDATADIVKQLAHLGEDNGADINVKLAGFGSDYYSDPAEYGGWTNVSGNADALQGELDKFRKEDRVADLETNYGAAYKGALKELASHQGSSCRGIVFFTDGKYYTDAEANDLQGAQDKLCEVNSSVTAFRNSNIRLFNVGLVPAAEAQDQVRQLTRMAEGEDCGQGAPNGAFFDAGEDPAALFAAFRNLIPTSGGVTKEGNFKDQFDFVLDNSVSPVRLSAVPKNSVGEGDLIPTLTGPDGETVELTPDTTSVAGAKVSVTENNKLPGMVDIAMEKDGDSWAGAWTFGYKAAEGTDGEYLASVVMVPGLNLDLKTEDGAKVEGGINSDQILKGQLVDGKGEPRALEGEGTLYAEFVPEDGTPVTLVENAPITDGQQVDIPLDKVENAASGQLRTRVEITTKETGERPGSKLDPINAETPLTVTPVNMPTVGSAQTITMTEKEITVDVPVTGPGKVWVVDQTMDSDGGMLPAGVPSVAVSSQHNSEDSALELSKDEKATIPVTLSVEEMADGPLRVEPVINLQSAEDNQQMELPLTLQGSMTAPLSKSAFGLSFVLAVLLALLIPLAILYFMKWFSGRIPEKPRMFTKTIPVRREGANLVRTDTGRPFAVSKDEFQGAVPVEASARSARLGSNDAKVKMGLSPFTAAHVEVQRDGTISGKGKKSGYRAVLPLAVQNTWFFIGNKKDRDSGEIVMTIDTLAQASAYDEMSKEISRQALQLFDQVEFPAEKAEKAQTPPQAGQPGQPVQQNQPGSQPPSGPPPQRGPQQGAPHPGGRQQAPQPGGFGQSQPSGPSPQNQPGHAEEPGRPGFGGAPHFGGGSGFGGGPSFGQPGQQRPDNPGNPGNNGGWPPAPGFGSQG from the coding sequence ATGAAGAAGTTCACACGAGTACTTGCTTTATCCGCTGCGATGGCCATCACTGGGTTCGGTGGCAGCCTGGGAGCGGTGGCGCAGGATGCTCCGCCGCCTCCGGAAGAGCGCCCTGAGGGAATCGGCTCCGAATCTGCGCTCTCAGAAGTCTCACAAAAGAACCTCTCCGATTTTGGCTCCTGTATTGCCAGCGAGAAGTCTGCGGACCTGCTCTTTGTTCTTGACCAATCAGCGTCCTTGGTGGGCTATGAGGGCTCGCAGCCGACGGATGCCGATGCCTTCCGCGTTGATGCCACGGCGGACATCGTGAAGCAGTTGGCCCACCTCGGGGAAGACAACGGCGCAGACATTAACGTGAAACTCGCTGGCTTCGGATCCGACTATTACAGCGATCCTGCCGAGTATGGCGGGTGGACCAATGTCTCCGGTAACGCTGATGCCCTGCAGGGCGAACTGGATAAGTTCCGCAAGGAGGATCGCGTTGCGGATCTAGAGACCAACTATGGCGCGGCCTACAAAGGCGCGTTGAAGGAACTCGCTTCTCATCAAGGTAGTAGCTGCCGCGGCATCGTGTTCTTTACCGATGGTAAGTACTACACCGACGCCGAGGCCAACGATCTTCAGGGCGCGCAGGACAAGCTGTGTGAGGTCAATTCCTCTGTCACCGCGTTCCGTAACTCCAATATCCGCCTCTTTAACGTGGGCCTCGTGCCAGCTGCGGAAGCCCAGGATCAAGTCCGCCAGCTCACCCGCATGGCGGAGGGTGAAGACTGTGGCCAGGGTGCCCCGAACGGTGCATTCTTTGACGCGGGTGAGGACCCAGCAGCGCTGTTCGCGGCCTTCCGTAACCTCATCCCTACCTCGGGTGGCGTAACCAAGGAAGGTAACTTCAAGGACCAGTTTGATTTCGTCCTTGATAACTCCGTGTCCCCTGTGCGTTTGTCCGCGGTGCCGAAGAATTCGGTGGGTGAAGGCGACCTCATACCGACCCTGACTGGTCCCGATGGCGAAACGGTGGAGCTCACACCCGATACCACGAGCGTCGCCGGCGCGAAGGTCTCCGTGACGGAGAACAACAAGCTGCCGGGCATGGTTGATATCGCTATGGAAAAGGATGGCGATTCCTGGGCCGGAGCATGGACCTTTGGTTACAAGGCGGCTGAGGGTACGGACGGCGAATACCTTGCTTCCGTCGTTATGGTGCCGGGCCTTAACCTGGACCTCAAGACCGAAGACGGGGCCAAGGTAGAAGGCGGCATTAACTCGGACCAGATCCTGAAGGGACAGTTGGTCGATGGCAAGGGCGAGCCACGTGCGCTGGAGGGTGAGGGAACCCTCTACGCGGAGTTCGTACCAGAGGACGGCACCCCGGTCACCCTTGTAGAGAATGCGCCGATCACCGATGGACAGCAGGTAGATATTCCGCTGGACAAGGTGGAAAACGCGGCATCCGGTCAGTTGCGAACCCGCGTGGAGATCACTACCAAAGAAACGGGTGAGCGCCCGGGCTCGAAGCTGGATCCCATCAACGCGGAAACGCCGCTGACGGTTACCCCGGTCAATATGCCGACGGTGGGCTCGGCACAGACAATTACCATGACGGAGAAAGAGATTACCGTCGACGTTCCCGTGACCGGCCCCGGCAAGGTGTGGGTGGTAGACCAGACCATGGATTCTGATGGCGGAATGCTTCCCGCGGGAGTTCCTTCCGTTGCAGTGAGTTCTCAGCACAACTCGGAAGATTCCGCACTCGAGCTCTCCAAGGATGAGAAGGCAACCATCCCGGTGACTCTCAGCGTGGAAGAGATGGCGGATGGACCACTGCGCGTGGAGCCGGTCATTAACCTGCAGTCTGCTGAGGATAACCAGCAGATGGAGCTGCCGCTGACGCTGCAGGGCTCCATGACCGCACCACTGAGCAAGTCTGCTTTCGGCCTCTCCTTTGTCTTGGCGGTACTGCTGGCACTGCTGATTCCGCTGGCCATTCTGTACTTCATGAAGTGGTTTAGCGGCCGCATTCCGGAAAAGCCCCGCATGTTTACGAAGACCATCCCGGTACGCCGAGAGGGTGCGAACCTCGTGCGTACCGACACCGGCCGCCCGTTTGCGGTGTCCAAGGATGAGTTTCAGGGTGCCGTTCCGGTGGAAGCCTCTGCACGTTCTGCCCGCTTGGGCAGCAATGATGCCAAGGTAAAGATGGGACTGAGCCCCTTCACTGCCGCCCACGTGGAGGTCCAGCGCGATGGCACTATCTCCGGCAAGGGCAAGAAGTCCGGTTACCGGGCAGTGTTGCCGCTTGCGGTGCAGAACACGTGGTTCTTCATCGGTAACAAGAAGGACCGCGATTCTGGCGAGATTGTCATGACCATCGATACGTTGGCACAGGCCAGCGCATACGACGAGATGTCGAAGGAGATCAGCCGCCAGGCCCTGCAACTCTTTGACCAAGTCGAATTCCCAGCCGAAAAGGCTGAGAAGGCACAGACGCCGCCGCAGGCAGGCCAACCGGGGCAGCCGGTCCAGCAGAACCAGCCCGGCTCCCAGCCGCCGAGCGGTCCGCCGCCGCAACGTGGACCGCAGCAGGGCGCTCCCCACCCGGGTGGGCGCCAGCAGGCGCCGCAACCTGGCGGTTTCGGCCAGTCCCAGCCTTCCGGACCGTCACCTCAGAACCAGCCAGGTCACGCTGAAGAGCCGGGACGCCCCGGCTTCGGCGGAGCACCACACTTTGGTGGTGGATCTGGTTTCGGCGGCGGCCCGAGCTTTGGCCAACCGGGCCAGCAGCGCCCAGACAATCCTGGTAACCCTGGTAATAACGGCGGCTGGCCCCCAGCCCCGGGATTTGGCTCCCAGGGTTAA
- a CDS encoding TRAFAC clade GTPase domain-containing protein, with translation MSQARCPWTFKPLEDGVTVSPYTNRELPQGWTDAVTHCVAMAGARNSGKSLYTAVMIKQLKQLAHKHNRSVQAADESTRERYAEVYEKPLFEEMRAMDPTPSAVATDAYQRDPLIFELGKWPDEQGHERMNYLVFRDVAGEDLENPPENEADRENLAFFSHADLVIFLFDPLRVQQIQDFIHGLIPNIGELGADSLRVLDNLLALLDTDTPPPLAVTISKFDTVQKLEQVDDVRWKKLMANRGSAFRRDTGWNFRDSDRWMVHLEAESLLRFLGANDLINKIYSAAPRGGSFFVVSALGEAPTGRQLARSGIAPYRVLDPIRWLLSQRGVFAQDVS, from the coding sequence ATGAGCCAGGCACGTTGCCCGTGGACCTTTAAACCGCTCGAGGATGGTGTGACGGTAAGCCCATACACCAACCGGGAGCTGCCGCAGGGATGGACCGACGCCGTGACACATTGCGTGGCCATGGCCGGCGCGCGTAACTCCGGTAAGTCGCTCTACACCGCGGTGATGATCAAGCAGCTCAAGCAGCTGGCGCACAAGCACAACCGCTCCGTCCAAGCGGCGGATGAATCCACGCGCGAGCGCTACGCCGAGGTTTATGAGAAGCCGCTCTTTGAGGAGATGCGTGCCATGGACCCCACGCCAAGTGCGGTGGCTACCGACGCCTACCAGCGCGACCCACTGATTTTTGAGCTCGGTAAGTGGCCTGATGAACAGGGACACGAGCGCATGAATTACTTGGTCTTCCGCGACGTGGCGGGCGAAGACTTGGAGAACCCGCCAGAGAACGAAGCCGACCGCGAGAACCTCGCTTTCTTCTCCCACGCGGATTTGGTGATTTTCCTCTTTGACCCGCTGCGTGTGCAGCAAATTCAGGACTTTATCCACGGTCTGATTCCCAATATTGGTGAGCTCGGTGCGGATTCCCTGCGGGTTCTGGACAACCTGCTGGCGCTGCTCGATACGGATACCCCGCCGCCACTGGCCGTGACCATCTCGAAGTTCGACACGGTGCAGAAACTTGAGCAGGTGGATGACGTGCGTTGGAAGAAACTCATGGCCAACCGCGGCTCCGCTTTCCGCCGGGATACCGGGTGGAACTTCCGCGATTCGGACCGCTGGATGGTCCACCTTGAAGCCGAATCGCTGTTGCGCTTCTTGGGTGCTAATGACCTTATCAACAAGATCTATTCGGCAGCTCCGCGCGGCGGTAGCTTCTTCGTGGTCTCCGCGTTGGGTGAGGCCCCGACGGGCCGCCAGCTAGCCCGCAGCGGCATTGCGCCCTACCGCGTTCTGGATCCCATTCGTTGGTTGCTGAGCCAACGCGGCGTCTTTGCGCAGGATGTGTCATGA
- a CDS encoding tubulin-like doman-containing protein, with amino-acid sequence MKKFLVVGCGGSGAKTLAFMMDQLKAELRSIDPDMTELPKAWQFVNIDVPLEEEAGPQKLPNVTQNGGHYVGIGARQNYNTFDEGVSSILGRAGKLGEIATWATRNPSTNDVKLADGAGQYRAIGRMLTLPNLKKIRQSLKEAVDEMFTQEAIQELNRLNYKQTKLDTDTGDSQPVVLVVSSMAGGAGASMFLDVCRVLTTIPNVNPQGTLIFMYTPEIFADNKADDMAGAWPNSLAMFGEVVAAQMGNAYDHDRAIFEAFDMGTPPEGQTFGRIFPIGSKMGTTSARFGDGSAMSIYRGLGRALAGLMASTKASDNLVSYALTNTPAGDGGRRFFGWDRPDGTPWGRLPWGSLGYAQVSMGRDRFAEYSSQRLARSAFERLFNGHLDPQNPEAGEMQIAKKLEERLPSAFSSMTLDPSWAQGGQIDSGSVWNWLNSVFGGQAQQAADSAAKHLQNFIPVGQGRNVNEWREEFEGNMADPRNEQAIASVLNNAAYDIVYRYANFFSDGVLATVESELAAVGVPYVREMLSKITDVLTNSDLLLPCLFEYSGYYQNTRVLAKPEGADPILSPLTGKGQMTDPTPTVNALMGLYFNQFYSYALMAIAHLLKDVLQDYADENLFHLKRELGDAHAVLEKAVSKRPETNKLADVRTDEVNSWPTELDEVVETRFKGAENEIMLTDVNTFISDYRDQMLRTIQGQQSTSDVTNYEQAYPFAVRAVIRGEWESLDAAQAPNDTLAPQKRTNDAYSNRAGWVSKYLSRHPQSGESRESQRAHYHAKIRPTDLLERSRQWINRRDYEFQKFNSVDLRRYLTLTPDINEVEHAERQRRFIEAFQLALSYARPLAAVNDDMVQRIHGKSVQYTYSFSDIPFAELGSAETGIASQLESVLSRPEIDGPSTVALRNSLNMSDHVQHIEIFGSYPNYSPIVFSSMFNYIAKDIEKQDNFDGSWWSERRTRPLPAALPLTKTERQAMVAGWIIGRITGRVYISNADAANAAAHIFDDTDGGVNGWVDFPDPLLISPRRMIKKSDWMSSVLESIFIAYAKVQETGRYGFASSLYPYQLLRGLFDDGLDFAHSGASTHPVVHRLAQFLASGEAPNRGVMGTSIQDRYESFVEELDKFTRGADHFVPGHTNSLPGQGRKEKPFAEVRSREVASHTPYYRDLALDVIEVVPVIRNYLNQAKTVAENPVAQPAPQVRSSDSGFGQDVAPEFNLNDLDDTF; translated from the coding sequence ATGAAGAAGTTCCTCGTCGTCGGTTGCGGTGGCTCCGGCGCCAAGACGCTGGCGTTCATGATGGACCAGCTCAAGGCCGAGCTGCGAAGCATCGACCCGGACATGACCGAGTTGCCCAAGGCCTGGCAGTTCGTCAACATCGATGTGCCGCTCGAGGAGGAGGCAGGCCCGCAGAAGCTGCCGAATGTTACCCAGAATGGCGGCCACTACGTGGGCATTGGTGCTCGCCAGAACTACAACACCTTCGATGAGGGCGTGTCCAGCATCCTGGGCCGTGCCGGCAAACTCGGTGAGATCGCAACGTGGGCCACCCGCAACCCCTCTACCAATGACGTGAAGCTGGCTGATGGCGCCGGCCAGTACCGCGCGATCGGCCGCATGCTGACCCTGCCGAATCTCAAGAAGATCCGCCAGTCGCTCAAGGAAGCGGTGGATGAGATGTTCACGCAGGAGGCAATCCAGGAGCTCAACCGCCTCAACTACAAGCAGACCAAGCTGGACACCGATACCGGTGATTCCCAGCCGGTTGTCCTCGTTGTCTCTTCCATGGCAGGTGGCGCGGGCGCCTCGATGTTCCTCGATGTGTGCCGTGTACTCACCACTATTCCAAACGTGAACCCGCAGGGCACCCTCATCTTCATGTACACCCCGGAGATCTTCGCCGATAACAAGGCGGATGACATGGCCGGTGCGTGGCCGAACTCGCTGGCTATGTTCGGTGAGGTTGTCGCCGCACAGATGGGTAATGCGTATGATCACGACCGCGCTATCTTTGAGGCCTTCGACATGGGAACCCCGCCGGAAGGGCAGACCTTCGGCCGTATTTTCCCCATTGGTTCCAAGATGGGCACCACCAGCGCTCGCTTCGGCGATGGTTCCGCCATGTCCATCTACCGCGGCTTGGGCCGCGCGTTGGCGGGGCTGATGGCTTCCACCAAGGCCAGCGATAACCTCGTGTCCTACGCGCTGACTAACACCCCGGCCGGTGATGGCGGCCGCCGTTTCTTCGGTTGGGATCGCCCGGACGGCACGCCGTGGGGGCGCCTGCCCTGGGGTTCGCTGGGCTATGCCCAGGTTTCGATGGGCCGTGACCGCTTTGCCGAATACTCTTCCCAGCGCCTTGCCCGCAGCGCCTTCGAGCGCCTCTTCAACGGGCACCTCGATCCGCAGAACCCCGAGGCCGGCGAGATGCAGATTGCGAAGAAGTTGGAGGAGCGCCTGCCTAGCGCCTTTAGCTCTATGACGCTTGATCCTTCCTGGGCACAGGGCGGACAGATCGATAGCGGTAGCGTCTGGAACTGGCTCAACAGTGTGTTCGGTGGCCAAGCCCAGCAAGCCGCGGACAGCGCCGCGAAGCACCTGCAGAACTTCATTCCGGTGGGCCAGGGCCGCAACGTCAACGAATGGCGCGAAGAGTTTGAGGGCAACATGGCCGATCCCCGCAATGAGCAGGCCATCGCATCGGTTCTGAACAATGCTGCGTATGACATTGTTTACCGCTACGCCAACTTCTTCAGCGATGGTGTCCTCGCCACCGTGGAGTCGGAGCTGGCTGCGGTGGGCGTGCCCTATGTGCGCGAGATGCTCTCCAAGATCACGGATGTGCTCACCAACTCTGACCTTCTCCTGCCGTGCCTGTTTGAGTACTCTGGCTACTACCAGAACACCCGCGTGTTGGCGAAGCCGGAAGGCGCGGATCCAATCCTCAGCCCGCTGACTGGCAAGGGCCAGATGACGGACCCGACTCCTACGGTTAATGCTCTGATGGGTCTGTACTTCAACCAGTTCTACAGCTACGCCCTTATGGCCATTGCGCACCTGCTCAAGGATGTCCTGCAGGACTATGCCGATGAGAACCTCTTCCACCTTAAGCGCGAGCTGGGGGATGCCCACGCGGTGTTGGAGAAGGCCGTGTCAAAGCGCCCGGAGACCAACAAGTTGGCCGACGTCCGCACAGACGAGGTCAACTCGTGGCCAACAGAGCTCGATGAGGTCGTGGAAACCCGCTTCAAGGGTGCCGAGAACGAGATCATGCTGACTGACGTCAACACCTTCATTTCGGACTACCGGGACCAGATGTTGCGTACCATCCAGGGCCAGCAGTCCACCTCGGATGTCACCAACTACGAGCAGGCTTATCCCTTTGCGGTGCGTGCGGTCATCCGCGGTGAATGGGAGTCGCTCGATGCGGCCCAGGCGCCGAATGACACCCTGGCCCCGCAGAAGCGTACCAACGATGCCTACTCCAACCGTGCTGGTTGGGTGTCCAAGTACCTCTCGCGCCATCCGCAAAGTGGTGAGTCCCGCGAATCGCAGCGCGCGCACTACCACGCCAAGATCCGCCCGACTGATCTGCTGGAGCGCTCGCGCCAGTGGATTAACCGCCGTGATTATGAGTTCCAGAAGTTCAACTCGGTGGATCTGCGCCGCTACCTCACTCTTACCCCGGACATCAACGAGGTCGAGCACGCTGAGCGCCAGCGCCGCTTCATCGAGGCTTTCCAGCTGGCCCTGAGCTATGCCCGCCCGTTGGCTGCTGTTAACGACGACATGGTTCAGCGCATCCACGGCAAGTCCGTGCAGTACACCTACTCCTTCTCCGATATCCCATTTGCGGAGCTTGGCTCCGCAGAAACTGGCATTGCCTCCCAGCTGGAGTCGGTGCTCAGCCGCCCGGAGATTGACGGGCCTTCCACGGTGGCTCTGCGCAACTCGCTAAACATGTCGGATCACGTTCAGCACATCGAGATCTTCGGTTCCTACCCCAACTACTCGCCGATCGTCTTCTCTTCGATGTTCAACTACATCGCCAAGGACATCGAGAAGCAGGACAATTTCGATGGTTCCTGGTGGTCGGAGCGCCGCACCCGTCCGCTGCCGGCAGCCCTGCCGCTGACGAAGACGGAGCGTCAGGCCATGGTGGCGGGCTGGATCATCGGACGCATTACCGGCCGCGTCTACATTTCCAACGCCGATGCAGCCAATGCGGCAGCCCACATCTTCGATGACACGGATGGTGGCGTGAATGGCTGGGTTGATTTCCCGGATCCGCTGCTTATCTCGCCGCGCCGCATGATCAAGAAATCCGACTGGATGTCTTCGGTTCTGGAGTCCATCTTCATCGCCTACGCGAAGGTGCAGGAAACCGGGCGCTACGGATTCGCTTCCTCGCTCTACCCATACCAGCTGTTGCGCGGGCTTTTCGACGACGGCCTGGACTTCGCCCATTCCGGTGCATCCACGCACCCGGTGGTTCACCGCCTCGCGCAGTTCTTGGCATCCGGTGAAGCTCCGAACCGCGGAGTCATGGGTACCTCCATCCAGGACCGCTACGAATCCTTCGTGGAGGAGCTGGATAAGTTCACCCGCGGCGCAGATCACTTTGTGCCGGGCCACACCAATTCCTTGCCGGGACAGGGACGGAAGGAAAAGCCCTTTGCGGAGGTACGCTCCCGCGAGGTCGCATCGCATACGCCGTACTACCGTGACTTGGCGCTGGACGTCATCGAGGTAGTTCCGGTTATCCGCAATTACCTGAACCAGGCCAAGACTGTGGCGGAGAATCCCGTCGCCCAGCCTGCCCCGCAGGTGCGTAGCTCCGATTCCGGCTTTGGCCAGGACGTCGCACCGGAATTCAACCTCAACGACCTGGATGACACCTTCTAA